The Lacrimispora xylanolytica genome has a segment encoding these proteins:
- a CDS encoding amidohydrolase family protein produces MKIIDSHVHLVQYIAGTGSGGELRSIGNGDAIYASGEIVPQMIPPMFGGEQVTPEQILAIMDENEVEKAVLLQGNYYGFQNIYTHEAVKRYPDRFAGAASYDPYSRNKDKICKHLFEELGFGIVKFEVSTGSGLMSNHHTLPLDGELMEEAYSYADDKGLVFVIDIGKCGSESWQVEALRRAILNHPNMKFVVCHLLAVSTKDVDKLKWGLELLKLPNVWFDLAALPHICGPDAYPYENARRSVQIGKEIVGADRMMFGTDIPSVLKKDTYKNYVNFLMESDVLTEQEKQMVFYDTANKVFF; encoded by the coding sequence ATGAAAATAATCGACAGTCACGTTCATCTGGTACAATACATCGCCGGGACAGGATCCGGGGGAGAGCTTCGTTCCATAGGCAATGGCGATGCCATCTATGCAAGCGGTGAGATCGTTCCCCAGATGATTCCACCTATGTTTGGCGGAGAGCAGGTAACCCCGGAACAGATTCTTGCCATCATGGATGAGAATGAGGTGGAAAAGGCCGTTCTTTTACAGGGGAATTACTACGGTTTTCAGAATATATACACCCATGAAGCGGTAAAACGGTATCCTGACCGTTTTGCAGGCGCTGCCTCCTATGATCCGTATTCCCGGAATAAGGACAAAATCTGTAAGCATTTGTTTGAAGAACTTGGGTTTGGAATCGTGAAGTTTGAGGTGAGCACAGGCTCCGGCCTTATGAGCAATCATCACACCCTGCCTCTTGACGGGGAGCTCATGGAGGAGGCCTATTCCTATGCAGATGACAAGGGACTGGTATTCGTCATTGATATTGGAAAATGCGGAAGTGAAAGCTGGCAGGTGGAGGCCCTTCGGAGAGCCATTTTAAACCATCCTAACATGAAGTTTGTGGTCTGCCACCTTCTTGCAGTCTCCACAAAGGACGTGGACAAGTTAAAATGGGGTCTTGAGCTCTTAAAGCTTCCCAATGTTTGGTTTGACCTTGCGGCCCTTCCTCATATCTGCGGCCCGGATGCTTATCCTTATGAGAACGCCAGAAGGTCGGTTCAGATTGGAAAAGAGATTGTTGGTGCTGATCGTATGATGTTTGGAACAGATATCCCTTCTGTGCTTAAGAAGGATACTTATAAGAATTATGTAAACTTTCTCATGGAAAGTGATGTGCTGACGGAGCAGGAAAAACAGATGGTGTTTTATGATACTGCCAATAAGGTATTCTTTTAA
- the dapA gene encoding 4-hydroxy-tetrahydrodipicolinate synthase, giving the protein MKNAMFKGSGAAIVTPMDEHGNLDLKATEKLLKFQLEHGTDAIIVNGTTGESSTLEEKEKLELLEFTVHYVNHRVPIIMGTGSNCTSHAVRMSRKAQALGANGLLVVTPYYNKASQQGLVEHYNTIADSVDIPIIIYNVPTRTGVNVEPETYLKLSEHPNIKATKEANLSISHVAKVAALCGGRLDIYSGNDDLTLPIMALGGKGVISVLANIMPFEVHMLCQHFLDGEIEKSKDMQLELLKIMNAMFMDVNPIPVKTAAAMLGLCGENFRLPLTKLEPEKKKKLREIMESYFVQLREI; this is encoded by the coding sequence ATGAAAAATGCAATGTTTAAAGGCTCTGGAGCAGCTATTGTTACTCCAATGGATGAGCACGGAAACCTGGATTTAAAGGCAACAGAAAAATTATTGAAGTTTCAGCTGGAGCATGGCACCGATGCCATCATCGTCAATGGAACCACAGGGGAATCCTCAACGCTTGAGGAAAAGGAAAAACTGGAGCTGCTGGAATTTACGGTTCATTATGTAAATCATAGAGTTCCGATTATTATGGGAACCGGAAGCAACTGTACCTCCCATGCGGTGCGAATGTCAAGAAAGGCCCAGGCCCTTGGGGCAAATGGGCTGTTAGTTGTGACGCCGTACTACAACAAGGCGTCTCAGCAAGGGCTTGTGGAGCATTATAACACAATCGCAGACAGTGTGGATATACCCATTATTATTTACAATGTTCCTACGAGAACTGGGGTCAATGTGGAACCTGAGACCTATTTAAAGCTATCGGAACACCCCAATATTAAGGCGACCAAGGAAGCTAATTTAAGCATCTCCCATGTTGCCAAGGTAGCCGCCCTTTGCGGCGGCAGACTGGATATCTACTCTGGAAATGACGATCTCACCCTTCCGATTATGGCTCTTGGGGGAAAGGGAGTCATCTCAGTACTGGCAAATATCATGCCCTTTGAGGTGCACATGCTATGCCAGCATTTCTTAGACGGTGAGATAGAAAAAAGCAAGGATATGCAGCTGGAGCTCTTAAAAATCATGAATGCCATGTTTATGGATGTAAACCCCATTCCGGTCAAGACGGCAGCAGCCATGCTGGGACTTTGCGGGGAGAATTTCAGACTTCCTCTTACAAAGCTTGAGCCGGAGAAGAAAAAGAAGTTAAGAGAGATTATGGAATCTTATTTTGTTCAGTTAAGAGAAATTTAA
- the dpsA gene encoding dipicolinate synthase subunit DpsA, producing the protein MHKFLLLGGDLRQLYLSRILTKNGFPVTVHYEDGDLSISIEEAIKSSQIILCPIPFTRDKLNLFSINKMEDLGIGNILSLLTPDHILFGGAIPDYVKAYAKENNIQCFDYMDIEEITVKNTIATAEGAIAEALRESPGCLHKSRCLVTGFGRCARTLALKLKGLDAAVTVTDRKDAQLTLASSMGFDTAALSDLSQTIGDYSFIFNTIPALVLNEELIRLMNPEVTIIDIASAPGGVDFEFCKKQSIRAKLCPGLPGIYAPETSGEILFEAIVKCLAKRSGT; encoded by the coding sequence ATGCATAAATTTCTTCTTTTAGGCGGCGATCTAAGACAGCTTTATTTAAGCCGCATTCTTACCAAAAACGGCTTTCCGGTAACAGTTCATTATGAGGATGGAGATTTATCCATTTCCATTGAGGAGGCCATAAAAAGCAGTCAGATCATACTCTGTCCGATTCCATTTACCAGGGATAAATTAAATCTGTTTTCTATTAATAAAATGGAGGACTTAGGCATTGGAAACATTCTAAGCCTGCTTACCCCGGACCATATCCTGTTTGGGGGCGCTATCCCGGATTATGTGAAAGCTTACGCAAAGGAAAACAACATCCAATGCTTTGATTACATGGACATAGAAGAGATTACTGTGAAAAATACCATTGCAACTGCGGAAGGTGCCATTGCAGAGGCCTTACGGGAAAGTCCCGGCTGTCTTCACAAAAGCCGCTGTCTGGTCACAGGCTTTGGCAGGTGTGCCAGAACCCTGGCATTAAAGCTAAAGGGGCTTGATGCAGCCGTTACCGTAACCGACCGAAAGGATGCCCAGCTTACCCTTGCATCCTCCATGGGCTTTGATACCGCAGCCCTTTCTGATTTGTCCCAGACCATAGGGGACTATTCATTCATTTTCAATACCATACCGGCTCTTGTTTTGAATGAGGAGTTAATCCGTCTTATGAATCCGGAGGTCACCATCATTGATATCGCCTCCGCCCCTGGCGGCGTAGATTTTGAGTTTTGTAAAAAGCAGAGCATCCGGGCAAAGCTTTGTCCCGGTCTTCCTGGAATCTATGCACCGGAAACCTCCGGTGAAATCTTATTTGAAGCTATTGTGAAATGTCTTGCTAAAAGGAGTGGCACATGA
- a CDS encoding dipicolinate synthase subunit B: MKLKGLKVGLAVTGSFCTFDKIETSVKVLTELGADVYPIFSTNVQFTESRFGDTGEYMDKIAAMTGHDPILRVEDAEPIGPKSYLDILLIAPCTGNTLAKLANGITDSPVLMAAKAHLRNSKPLVISISTNDAMGINFKNVGELFNVKNIYFVPFGQDDPVKKPTSLIAHTELIPETLELALEGKQIQPVLK; encoded by the coding sequence ATGAAACTGAAAGGATTAAAAGTGGGCCTGGCCGTTACCGGCTCTTTTTGTACGTTTGATAAAATAGAAACTTCCGTCAAGGTTCTTACGGAATTGGGTGCAGATGTTTACCCCATTTTTTCTACCAATGTACAATTCACCGAGTCAAGATTCGGTGATACCGGAGAATACATGGATAAGATAGCCGCCATGACCGGCCACGATCCAATTCTTCGGGTAGAGGACGCGGAGCCCATTGGCCCTAAATCCTACCTGGATATCCTGCTCATCGCCCCCTGTACCGGCAACACACTTGCCAAACTGGCAAACGGAATCACAGATTCCCCGGTCCTTATGGCAGCCAAAGCTCATTTAAGAAATTCAAAGCCCCTGGTCATCTCCATCTCCACCAACGATGCCATGGGAATTAATTTTAAAAATGTAGGTGAATTATTTAACGTAAAAAACATCTATTTCGTACCCTTTGGCCAGGATGATCCGGTCAAAAAACCGACCTCTCTGATCGCTCATACAGAGCTGATCCCAGAGACCCTGGAGCTTGCCTTAGAAGGAAAGCAGATCCAGCCGGTTCTTAAATAA
- a CDS encoding class II fructose-bisphosphate aldolase, translated as MPLVTSKEMLYQAQKDHYAVGAFNVENMEMIMAVIEAGEEMQSPVILQTTPSTVNYADLNLYYASVKARADQASVPVALHLDHGSSYELAMKALREGYTSIMIDGSHYSLEKNIALTKRVADACRPHLIPVEAELGRVGGKEDDLDGGNGGLTSPEEAAYFVEKTGIDFLAVSIGTAHGVYKGEPNVRVDLLKQIRKKVSIPLVLHGTSGVPDDVVRECIQEGISKVNYATDLRIAYTKGVRQILEGDESIIDPKLYGKRGKELVKRYVVDRISACRSIGRGKL; from the coding sequence ATGCCGTTAGTTACTTCAAAAGAGATGTTATATCAGGCCCAAAAGGATCATTATGCAGTGGGTGCTTTTAACGTAGAAAATATGGAAATGATCATGGCTGTCATAGAAGCCGGGGAGGAGATGCAGTCGCCCGTTATTTTACAGACGACGCCCTCTACCGTAAACTATGCAGACTTAAATCTTTACTATGCCAGTGTAAAGGCTCGGGCAGACCAGGCCTCCGTTCCCGTTGCTCTTCATTTGGACCATGGCAGCAGCTATGAGCTGGCAATGAAGGCTTTAAGGGAAGGATATACGTCTATTATGATTGACGGCTCTCATTATTCCCTGGAGAAAAATATTGCGTTGACCAAACGGGTGGCCGACGCATGCCGACCTCACCTCATACCGGTGGAAGCAGAGCTTGGACGGGTTGGTGGAAAAGAGGATGATTTAGACGGAGGAAACGGCGGTCTTACCTCGCCGGAGGAAGCGGCTTATTTTGTGGAAAAGACAGGGATTGATTTCCTGGCGGTTTCCATTGGAACGGCCCATGGCGTTTATAAGGGTGAGCCAAATGTCCGCGTGGATCTCTTAAAACAGATCAGGAAAAAGGTTTCCATTCCCCTGGTGCTTCACGGGACCTCAGGCGTACCTGATGACGTTGTGCGGGAATGTATTCAGGAAGGCATCAGCAAGGTGAACTATGCCACTGACCTTCGAATCGCCTATACCAAGGGGGTAAGGCAGATTTTAGAAGGGGATGAGTCCATCATCGACCCTAAGCTCTATGGAAAACGGGGAAAAGAGCTGGTTAAGCGTTACGTGGTGGACCGGATTTCTGCCTGCAGGAGCATTGGAAGAGGAAAGCTTTAG
- a CDS encoding fructose-specific PTS transporter subunit EIIC, producing the protein MKLLGVTGCPTGIAHTFMAEKALKEAAEKLGCQIKVETNGAIGVENLLTPEDIAWADAIIVACDKNVDLDRFNGKPVLETSVSDGMNKAEELVKACLNRAVPVRKGSRGEIGGQGQGYSGQEKNGSAAHQIYKHLMNGVSHMLPLVVAGGVLTAISFLWGIYSFDPASDQYNEIAALIKSVGGYSMGLMVTVLSAFIAQSIGGRPGLLAGFVGGMIAGSTDAGFLGGIISGFLAGYIALAAVRALRGLPRQLEGLKSIFIVPIITIGGVGILMMLFSQPCAALNHWMMEGLTKIQNTSPVLLGIVIGTMCAFDMGGPVNKAAYVTGTVLLGQGNYYFMAGVSAACITPPLVLAIAATIKKNRFTSEDRTAALVNYVLGSTHITEGAIPFAAKNPLKVIPILMVSSSVSAVATYLMKVQVPAPHGGFLILGLVNKPLVWVACILLGSVIGAILYILVTPPVTEKVVAVEVPETTSSSLLFKVETVSLSLEKTEKEEVFDEMIAMLEKDGVLNDAKAFKAELMKREEVSSTSFETGIAIPHGKSSAVNMPRVAVGLSQKGINYDSASQEPVKAVFMIAVGEGEGETHLKLLSELSQKLMEPAFVKRLNQCGTKEEVVSLLSKE; encoded by the coding sequence ATGAAATTACTGGGGGTTACGGGGTGTCCCACTGGGATTGCCCACACATTTATGGCGGAAAAGGCTTTAAAGGAGGCAGCAGAAAAGCTGGGGTGTCAGATTAAGGTGGAGACCAATGGAGCCATTGGAGTGGAAAATTTATTGACACCGGAAGACATCGCCTGGGCCGATGCGATTATTGTGGCCTGTGATAAAAACGTGGATCTGGATCGCTTTAACGGAAAGCCGGTTTTAGAGACGTCTGTATCCGATGGAATGAATAAGGCGGAGGAACTGGTAAAGGCGTGCTTAAACCGGGCTGTGCCTGTCCGTAAGGGCAGCAGAGGGGAGATAGGCGGTCAGGGACAGGGATATTCGGGGCAGGAGAAGAATGGCAGTGCAGCCCATCAGATTTATAAGCATCTGATGAACGGTGTTTCTCATATGCTTCCCCTGGTAGTGGCTGGTGGTGTGCTGACGGCAATTTCATTCCTGTGGGGAATCTATTCCTTTGACCCGGCTTCGGACCAGTATAACGAGATTGCCGCTCTTATAAAGTCTGTGGGCGGGTATTCCATGGGGCTTATGGTAACGGTGCTCAGTGCCTTTATCGCCCAGTCCATTGGCGGACGGCCAGGACTCTTAGCCGGCTTTGTAGGAGGTATGATTGCTGGTAGTACGGATGCCGGTTTCCTTGGCGGTATTATTTCCGGTTTTCTGGCTGGTTACATCGCACTGGCAGCTGTAAGAGCCTTAAGGGGGCTACCAAGGCAGCTGGAGGGGTTAAAATCCATTTTCATTGTTCCTATTATTACCATTGGCGGTGTGGGAATTCTCATGATGCTGTTCAGCCAGCCCTGTGCGGCTTTAAATCACTGGATGATGGAAGGACTTACGAAAATTCAGAATACCAGTCCGGTTCTCCTTGGAATCGTCATTGGAACGATGTGTGCATTTGATATGGGTGGTCCGGTAAATAAGGCAGCGTATGTAACAGGAACCGTGCTTCTCGGACAGGGAAACTACTATTTTATGGCTGGTGTTTCTGCGGCCTGTATTACACCGCCTCTTGTTCTTGCCATTGCAGCTACCATTAAGAAAAACAGATTTACCAGCGAAGATCGGACAGCAGCTTTAGTGAACTATGTGTTAGGAAGCACCCATATTACAGAAGGGGCCATTCCATTTGCGGCTAAGAATCCCTTAAAGGTTATTCCTATTCTCATGGTCAGCTCCTCTGTTTCAGCGGTGGCTACTTATCTTATGAAGGTACAGGTTCCGGCTCCTCACGGTGGGTTTCTGATTCTGGGTCTGGTAAATAAGCCTCTTGTCTGGGTGGCCTGTATTTTACTTGGTTCTGTCATTGGTGCCATTCTTTACATACTGGTAACACCTCCTGTTACGGAAAAGGTGGTGGCCGTGGAAGTTCCAGAGACGACTTCCTCTTCTTTGCTATTTAAAGTTGAGACGGTGTCCCTTTCCCTGGAAAAGACAGAGAAAGAGGAAGTCTTTGATGAAATGATTGCAATGCTTGAAAAGGATGGGGTTTTGAATGATGCAAAGGCCTTTAAAGCGGAGCTTATGAAGAGAGAAGAGGTTTCTTCCACGTCCTTTGAAACTGGAATTGCCATTCCTCACGGGAAATCTTCGGCAGTAAACATGCCAAGAGTTGCGGTTGGATTGTCACAAAAGGGAATAAATTATGATTCCGCCAGTCAGGAGCCAGTGAAAGCCGTGTTTATGATTGCTGTGGGAGAGGGGGAAGGAGAGACTCATCTAAAGCTATTATCAGAGTTGTCACAGAAACTAATGGAACCAGCGTTTGTGAAACGGCTGAACCAGTGTGGAACTAAGGAAGAGGTCGTGTCACTGCTGTCAAAAGAATAG
- a CDS encoding 1-phosphofructokinase family hexose kinase, whose protein sequence is MIYTLTTNPAIDMNVFSHGISGNAVTRTFGAVYTPNGKGLNVSYCLKHFQTESEVLGFFGGFSGKYIIEETEKRFIKAHPVWVEDTTRINIFLNDGAQEFKLVNEGAFVPKDKRAEMCGLLHELPDLHTLVISGSLSKGMESSFYDDIMELCKRRRTKVILDISSNHLAELMRYRPYLIKPNDEEIKDIFGIIMRDEEDIKDVLHDLYEKGAQNILLTLGERGSYFFNGKSMYYAGTKKVELVSSACAGDASLAGFLSLWLKDPSDIEMALKRSAAVGANVAESSGLGLMDKVEEYTKEIMVRKVE, encoded by the coding sequence ATGATTTATACTTTGACAACGAATCCCGCCATTGATATGAATGTTTTTTCTCATGGGATTTCGGGGAATGCAGTGACGCGCACATTTGGGGCCGTTTATACACCAAATGGAAAGGGATTGAATGTCAGCTACTGTCTCAAACATTTTCAGACGGAGTCTGAGGTCCTTGGCTTTTTTGGAGGTTTTTCTGGAAAATACATCATAGAGGAGACGGAAAAACGTTTCATAAAGGCACACCCCGTTTGGGTGGAAGATACTACCAGAATCAATATTTTCTTAAATGACGGAGCACAGGAATTTAAGCTTGTGAATGAAGGGGCATTTGTGCCGAAGGATAAGCGGGCTGAGATGTGCGGCCTGTTACATGAACTTCCAGACCTTCATACCTTAGTCATCAGCGGAAGTCTTTCCAAGGGGATGGAAAGCTCCTTTTACGATGATATTATGGAACTATGCAAAAGAAGGCGTACCAAGGTTATTTTAGATATCAGCTCCAATCATCTGGCAGAGCTGATGAGGTATCGGCCGTATTTGATTAAACCCAATGATGAGGAGATTAAGGATATATTTGGGATTATTATGAGGGATGAAGAGGATATCAAAGATGTTCTCCATGACCTTTATGAAAAGGGGGCTCAGAACATTCTTCTTACCTTGGGCGAGAGGGGATCTTATTTTTTCAACGGAAAATCCATGTATTATGCCGGAACAAAGAAAGTGGAGCTGGTGAGCTCTGCCTGTGCAGGCGATGCTTCCCTTGCCGGGTTTTTAAGCCTATGGCTTAAGGACCCCTCTGACATTGAAATGGCGTTAAAACGTTCAGCCGCGGTCGGTGCGAATGTAGCAGAAAGCAGCGGGCTTGGCTTAATGGATAAAGTAGAAGAGTATACAAAGGAAATTATGGTGAGAAAGGTGGAATGA
- a CDS encoding MurR/RpiR family transcriptional regulator — protein MIIPLDTNTLERLTKTELEIIQFINSHEEELPELSIVDIAFETYSSPSTVSRAIRKCGLNGFNELRYRSGNKAKSEEIQSMNELFNKTLIEAQAVHERISLTDILAVIKCLNCADQISIFARGLTTYVGQEFSLKLQLLNYHVFFTDDPNIMQVKAAKLMEDDVLFILSLNGETPELVSAAAKAYQKGNCVISCCCNENSKLVTYSRHSLVGFKHSHQAIKEFEVSSRIPLYMICRIIIDYISFYS, from the coding sequence ATGATTATTCCATTGGATACGAATACCTTAGAGAGATTAACGAAAACGGAACTTGAAATCATTCAGTTTATTAATAGTCACGAGGAGGAGCTTCCGGAGCTTTCTATTGTTGACATTGCGTTTGAAACCTATTCTTCGCCATCCACCGTGTCCAGGGCCATTCGCAAATGCGGGCTTAACGGGTTCAATGAATTAAGATACCGGTCAGGGAATAAAGCGAAGAGTGAAGAGATTCAATCCATGAATGAGTTGTTTAATAAGACGCTGATTGAAGCTCAGGCGGTGCATGAACGCATCTCCTTAACGGATATCTTAGCGGTAATCAAATGTTTAAACTGTGCCGACCAGATATCCATCTTTGCCAGAGGGCTGACTACGTATGTGGGTCAGGAGTTTTCTTTAAAGCTGCAGCTTCTTAATTACCATGTTTTTTTTACCGATGATCCTAATATCATGCAGGTAAAGGCGGCAAAATTAATGGAAGATGATGTACTGTTTATTTTGTCTCTGAATGGGGAGACTCCGGAACTTGTCTCTGCGGCGGCTAAGGCTTATCAAAAAGGAAACTGTGTCATCTCCTGCTGCTGCAATGAGAATTCAAAGTTAGTTACATACAGCAGGCATTCCCTGGTTGGGTTTAAGCATTCCCATCAGGCGATTAAGGAATTTGAGGTTTCTTCCAGAATCCCTCTCTATATGATTTGCAGGATTATTATAGATTATATTTCATTCTATTCTTAA
- a CDS encoding helix-turn-helix domain-containing protein, which translates to MNTQMLKGKIVESGMTQEAVADAIGMNRSTFYRKMKRKGNTFTVEEMNKIVQVIPLSREEASNIFFTS; encoded by the coding sequence ATGAATACTCAAATGCTGAAAGGAAAGATTGTGGAATCAGGTATGACACAGGAGGCAGTTGCAGATGCCATAGGGATGAATCGGTCTACCTTTTATCGGAAGATGAAAAGGAAGGGGAATACCTTTACCGTAGAAGAAATGAATAAAATTGTTCAGGTGATACCACTAAGCAGAGAGGAAGCGAGTAATATTTTTTTTACCTCTTAA
- a CDS encoding helix-turn-helix domain-containing protein: MSITGQRIKARRKQLGMNADEVAAKLGVSRSTIFRYENGHIEKVPANVLEHLAEILKTTPTYLMGWDDDSSDSSSHKLADLSFKNMSPDDRNISMVKESSEDTYKTDERLRSISLNLEPSDKDTIIKMAEIYTMLTDEGRKKAYDYIVDLSEHTKYLK; this comes from the coding sequence ATGTCAATTACTGGTCAAAGAATCAAAGCACGAAGAAAACAACTGGGAATGAATGCAGACGAAGTGGCAGCAAAGCTGGGCGTTTCCAGGTCCACCATCTTTCGTTATGAAAATGGTCATATTGAAAAAGTCCCTGCCAATGTATTAGAACACCTGGCTGAAATATTAAAGACGACACCAACTTATTTAATGGGTTGGGATGACGATTCCAGCGATTCCAGCTCCCATAAACTTGCCGACCTGTCATTTAAAAATATGAGTCCGGATGACAGAAACATATCCATGGTAAAGGAATCGTCCGAAGACACGTATAAAACCGACGAACGTCTTCGTTCCATTTCCCTGAATCTGGAACCATCAGACAAGGACACTATCATTAAAATGGCAGAAATATATACGATGCTCACAGATGAAGGCAGAAAGAAAGCATACGATTATATCGTTGATCTGTCCGAACATACCAAATATCTAAAATAA